A genomic region of Bosea sp. 124 contains the following coding sequences:
- a CDS encoding sugar ABC transporter ATP-binding protein: MRADGRGLSVAFDGIVKRFGAVEVLHGVSFSLEPGRVYGLLGENGAGKSTLMKILGGYEQPSEGRLLVEGEQVTFSGSRDAEAHGIVLIHQEFNLADDLTIAGNIFLGHERRKGWFLDEAAMRQDADAALAQVGLARAADTLVRRLIVAEKQLVEIAKAMSRKARLLIMDEPTATLTPSEVARLFALIERMRADGVTIVYISHKLDEVERITDEVIVMRDGNLVGRALTASLSRHDMATMMVGREIADLFPEKEPFDETAAPVLKVEGFTVTGWAQGVSFVVRPGEILGFAGLVGAGRTELFEGILGLRPGTGDIEVAGRPVTLRTLQHATRHGLSYLSEDRKGKGLHVDFPLVPNLTLMALERYARPWLDYGAERRAMEHAVEAFGIRAGSLSMRAASLSGGNQQKLALAKVLHPEPKVVVLDEPTRGVDVGAKREIYFLIQKLARQGLAVVVISSELIELIGLAHRVAIMRGGRLVATVAGGDMTEVEMIAHATGTRDVAA; encoded by the coding sequence TGGAGCCCGGCCGCGTCTATGGGCTGCTTGGCGAAAACGGCGCCGGCAAATCAACGCTGATGAAGATCCTCGGCGGCTATGAGCAGCCGAGCGAGGGCCGCCTGCTGGTCGAGGGAGAACAGGTCACCTTCTCCGGCTCGCGCGACGCCGAAGCGCACGGCATCGTCCTGATCCATCAGGAATTCAACCTCGCCGATGATCTGACGATCGCCGGTAACATCTTCCTCGGCCATGAGCGTCGCAAGGGCTGGTTCCTCGACGAGGCCGCCATGCGGCAGGACGCTGATGCCGCGCTCGCCCAGGTCGGCCTGGCGCGGGCGGCAGATACGCTGGTGCGGCGGCTGATCGTTGCTGAGAAGCAGCTCGTCGAGATCGCCAAGGCGATGTCGCGCAAGGCCCGCCTGCTGATCATGGACGAGCCGACGGCGACGCTGACGCCATCCGAGGTCGCGAGGCTCTTCGCCCTGATAGAGCGGATGCGCGCCGATGGCGTCACCATCGTCTACATCTCGCACAAGCTCGACGAGGTCGAGCGCATCACCGACGAGGTGATCGTGATGCGGGACGGGAACCTCGTCGGCCGGGCGCTGACCGCATCTTTGTCCCGCCACGACATGGCGACGATGATGGTCGGCCGCGAAATCGCCGACCTGTTCCCAGAGAAGGAGCCGTTCGACGAGACCGCCGCACCGGTGCTCAAGGTCGAGGGCTTCACCGTGACCGGCTGGGCGCAGGGCGTCTCCTTCGTGGTGCGCCCGGGCGAGATCCTCGGCTTCGCCGGTCTGGTCGGTGCGGGCCGGACCGAGCTGTTCGAGGGGATTCTCGGCTTGAGGCCGGGCACGGGCGACATCGAGGTGGCCGGCCGGCCGGTGACGCTGCGGACGCTCCAGCACGCGACACGGCACGGGCTGAGCTATCTGAGCGAGGATCGCAAGGGCAAGGGGCTGCATGTCGACTTCCCGCTCGTGCCCAACCTGACCCTGATGGCGCTGGAGCGCTATGCCCGGCCCTGGCTCGACTACGGTGCCGAACGCCGGGCCATGGAACACGCCGTCGAGGCCTTCGGCATCCGCGCTGGCTCGCTATCGATGCGTGCGGCTTCGCTGTCGGGTGGCAACCAGCAGAAGCTCGCCCTCGCCAAGGTGCTGCATCCCGAGCCGAAGGTAGTCGTGCTCGACGAGCCGACGCGCGGCGTCGATGTTGGGGCCAAGCGCGAGATCTATTTCCTGATCCAGAAACTCGCCCGGCAGGGGCTAGCGGTCGTCGTGATCTCGTCGGAGCTGATCGAGCTGATCGGGCTGGCGCATCGCGTCGCGATCATGCGCGGCGGCCGGCTGGTCGCCACTGTCGCGGGCGGCGACATGACGGAGGTCGAGATGATCGCTCATGCCACGGGGACGCGCGATGTCGCAGCCTGA
- a CDS encoding ABC transporter permease — MSQPETAGGAAADLRRPTGTPWAERLAGIGPVLGLVVLCLVGAALNGDFATLDNALNVLTRTAFIGIIAVGMCFVIVLGGIDLSVGSMAALIAGCVIMFINWAAGSGVSPLLAVVSGAALAVLLGAVFGLAHGALIAKGRIEPFIVTLGTLGIYRAYLTYFADGGALTLQNSLADLYAPVYYGSVLGVPIPVVAFLVVALIGAAILNKTAYGRHVQAIGSNETVARYAAVNVEGVKILTYMLLGICVGIATLFYVPRLASASPTTGLLWELEAIAAVIVGGAALKGGQGSIIGTVVGAILLSVISNILNLTSLISVYLNAAVQGFVIIIVAFLQKGRR, encoded by the coding sequence ATGTCGCAGCCTGAAACCGCAGGCGGCGCCGCCGCCGATCTGCGCCGCCCGACCGGTACGCCCTGGGCGGAACGGCTCGCCGGCATCGGCCCCGTGCTCGGGCTCGTAGTGCTCTGCCTCGTCGGGGCGGCGCTGAACGGCGATTTCGCCACGCTCGACAACGCGCTGAACGTGCTGACCCGCACCGCCTTCATCGGCATCATCGCGGTGGGCATGTGCTTCGTCATCGTCCTGGGCGGGATCGACCTTTCGGTCGGGTCGATGGCGGCGCTGATCGCCGGCTGCGTGATCATGTTCATTAATTGGGCGGCGGGCTCGGGCGTCTCGCCTCTGCTCGCGGTGGTGTCGGGCGCCGCTCTGGCGGTGCTGCTGGGGGCGGTCTTCGGGCTCGCCCATGGCGCGCTGATCGCGAAGGGCAGGATCGAGCCCTTCATCGTGACCCTGGGCACGCTCGGCATCTACCGGGCTTACCTCACCTATTTCGCCGATGGCGGCGCGCTGACGCTGCAGAACAGCCTCGCCGACCTCTATGCGCCAGTTTATTACGGCAGCGTGCTGGGCGTGCCGATCCCGGTCGTCGCCTTTCTCGTCGTCGCATTGATCGGCGCCGCGATCCTGAACAAGACCGCCTATGGCCGGCATGTCCAGGCGATCGGCTCCAATGAGACCGTCGCGCGCTATGCGGCAGTCAACGTCGAGGGCGTCAAGATCCTGACCTATATGCTGCTGGGCATCTGCGTCGGCATCGCCACGCTGTTCTACGTGCCACGGCTGGCCTCGGCCTCGCCGACCACGGGCCTGCTCTGGGAGCTCGAGGCAATCGCGGCTGTCATCGTCGGCGGAGCCGCGCTCAAGGGCGGCCAGGGCAGCATCATCGGCACGGTTGTTGGCGCGATCCTGCTCTCGGTGATCAGCAACATCCTCAATCTGACGAGCCTGATCAGCGTCTACCTCAACGCCGCCGTGCAGGGCTTCGTGATCATCATCGTCGCGTTTTTGCAGAAAGGCCGCCGCTAG
- a CDS encoding Gfo/Idh/MocA family oxidoreductase has protein sequence MTDQTPRRLRYAMIGGGQGAFIGAVHRHAIALDGLAELAAGAFSSTPERALASGRSLGVSAAHNHASWQGLLDAELKRPADERVDAVVIVTPTDGHFPIAQAFADAGFHVVCDKPLVHTSEQAGTLVATVAKRGTVFGVTYNYTGYPMIRQAREMVRSGALGSIRKVVVEYNQGWLATALEATGNKQAGWRTDPARSGIAGALGDIGSHAENLVSTVTGLAIEELIADLGALVPGRALDDDASILLRYAGGARGVLVASQINAGLENDLRLRVSGEQGTLEWRQEEPNRLVHHRVDGPTQILTRGSPWLFEAARRAGRIPPGHPEGFIEAFANVYRGVFAEIGARRAGTCADPLDADYPTVADGARGVCFIERAVASSTARCWQRFAFDESLAKLPIVSPNFG, from the coding sequence ATGACTGACCAAACCCCGCGCCGGCTGCGCTACGCCATGATCGGCGGCGGGCAGGGCGCCTTCATCGGCGCCGTGCATCGCCATGCCATAGCGCTCGACGGGCTGGCGGAGCTCGCCGCGGGCGCGTTCTCCTCGACGCCGGAGCGGGCACTGGCCTCCGGGCGCAGCCTTGGGGTGTCGGCCGCGCACAACCACGCAAGCTGGCAAGGCCTGCTCGACGCCGAACTGAAGCGCCCGGCGGATGAGCGTGTCGATGCTGTGGTCATCGTCACCCCGACCGACGGCCATTTCCCGATCGCGCAGGCCTTCGCGGATGCCGGCTTCCACGTGGTCTGCGACAAGCCTCTGGTGCATACGAGCGAACAGGCGGGTACACTCGTCGCGACGGTCGCCAAGCGCGGCACCGTCTTCGGCGTGACCTACAACTACACCGGCTATCCGATGATCCGACAGGCGCGCGAGATGGTGCGATCCGGTGCGCTCGGCTCGATCCGCAAGGTCGTGGTCGAGTATAATCAGGGCTGGCTCGCCACCGCGCTGGAGGCGACCGGCAACAAGCAAGCGGGCTGGCGGACCGATCCCGCGCGCAGCGGCATCGCAGGCGCGCTCGGCGATATCGGCTCGCATGCGGAGAACCTGGTTTCGACAGTGACCGGCCTTGCGATCGAGGAACTCATCGCCGATCTCGGTGCGCTGGTTCCGGGCCGGGCGCTAGACGACGATGCCAGCATTCTGCTGCGTTATGCCGGTGGCGCGCGGGGTGTGCTCGTGGCGTCGCAGATCAATGCGGGGCTTGAAAACGACCTGCGCCTGCGCGTCTCCGGCGAGCAAGGCACGCTAGAATGGCGGCAGGAGGAGCCGAACCGGCTCGTCCACCATCGCGTCGACGGGCCGACGCAGATCCTGACGCGGGGCTCGCCCTGGCTGTTCGAAGCGGCTCGCCGGGCCGGCAGGATTCCGCCGGGCCACCCTGAAGGCTTCATCGAGGCCTTCGCCAATGTCTATCGTGGCGTGTTCGCCGAGATCGGCGCGCGTCGCGCTGGCACCTGCGCCGATCCGCTGGATGCGGACTACCCCACGGTGGCTGACGGCGCACGTGGCGTGTGTTTCATCGAACGCGCCGTGGCGTCATCGACCGCGCGATGCTGGCAGCGCTTTGCCTTCGACGAGTCGTTGGCCAAGCTGCCGATTGTGTCGCCAAACTTTGGCTGA
- a CDS encoding tyrosine-type recombinase/integrase produces MPIKQQNVTQRPAWNTGRLIGPKPPLKPRHIWAIRTRLQHDHRVRDLAMFNLAIDSKLRGCDLVRLRISDVVLGGTVRLRTSIIQQKTGRPVPFELTDPTREALTAWLRRRPSIDADWLFPSRSHKGEHVTTRQYGRLLDDWVSLIGLDPALYGTHSLRRTKVALIYKRTGNLRACQLLLGHAKLESTVRYLGIEVDDALILSEQTDI; encoded by the coding sequence ATGCCGATAAAGCAGCAGAACGTCACTCAACGTCCCGCTTGGAACACGGGACGCCTGATTGGTCCCAAGCCTCCGCTGAAGCCGCGTCACATCTGGGCAATCCGAACGCGGCTTCAGCACGATCATCGCGTACGCGATCTCGCCATGTTCAACCTAGCGATCGACAGTAAGCTTCGCGGCTGCGATCTCGTTCGCCTTCGGATCAGCGACGTCGTCCTTGGCGGCACGGTGAGACTACGGACTTCGATCATTCAGCAGAAGACGGGCCGACCAGTGCCCTTCGAACTGACAGATCCGACGCGCGAGGCGCTGACCGCTTGGCTCCGGCGTCGACCGTCCATCGATGCCGACTGGCTGTTTCCAAGCCGCAGCCATAAAGGCGAGCACGTTACAACGCGCCAGTATGGACGCCTGCTTGATGATTGGGTTTCGCTGATCGGCCTCGATCCCGCTCTCTACGGCACGCACAGTCTGAGGCGGACCAAGGTCGCGCTGATCTACAAGCGCACCGGAAATCTGCGCGCCTGCCAGCTCCTGCTCGGCCATGCCAAGTTGGAGAGCACAGTCCGCTACCTCGGAATCGAGGTCGATGACGCTCTGATCTTGTCTGAACAGACGGATATCTGA
- a CDS encoding substrate-binding domain-containing protein has product MSMHTRRSIILAATAAGVAFAVTGAAAEPVNLGVSIPAATHSFMGGINYWANQAKKDLEAQHKDLKITIRTAANATEQANQLQDLSTVNKINALVVFPFESAALTRPVANVKAKGAYVTVVDRGLTDTSAQDAYVAGDNTAFGKIPGEYIVKTLGGKGNVVALRGIPTTLDTERMDAFNAVLKAHPDVKLLDAKFANWNRDDAYKVTQDFLTRFKEIDAIWAADDDMAFGAIRAIEQAGRKDIKVIFGGAGAKDMVKLIIDGKDPRIQANVSYSPKFIYDAVKLTAEARLKGEKLPATTIIPSVLIDKANAKDFYFPDSPF; this is encoded by the coding sequence ATGTCCATGCATACCAGACGTTCCATCATCCTCGCCGCTACCGCCGCGGGCGTTGCCTTCGCAGTGACGGGCGCGGCGGCCGAGCCGGTCAATCTCGGTGTCTCCATCCCGGCTGCGACGCACAGCTTCATGGGCGGCATCAACTACTGGGCCAACCAGGCCAAGAAGGATCTCGAGGCCCAGCACAAGGATCTCAAGATTACGATCCGCACCGCCGCCAATGCGACCGAGCAGGCCAACCAGCTTCAGGATCTGAGCACGGTCAACAAGATCAACGCGCTCGTCGTCTTCCCCTTCGAGTCGGCGGCGCTGACGCGGCCGGTGGCGAATGTGAAGGCCAAGGGCGCCTATGTGACCGTGGTCGATCGCGGGCTGACCGACACTTCGGCACAGGATGCCTATGTCGCCGGCGACAACACCGCCTTCGGCAAGATTCCTGGTGAGTACATTGTCAAGACGTTGGGCGGGAAGGGCAATGTCGTGGCGCTGCGCGGCATCCCGACCACGCTCGACACCGAGCGCATGGATGCCTTCAACGCCGTGCTGAAGGCCCATCCGGACGTCAAGCTGCTCGACGCGAAATTCGCCAACTGGAACCGCGATGACGCCTACAAGGTGACGCAGGACTTCCTGACCCGGTTCAAGGAGATCGACGCGATCTGGGCGGCCGATGACGACATGGCCTTCGGCGCCATCCGCGCGATCGAGCAGGCCGGCCGCAAGGACATCAAGGTGATCTTCGGCGGCGCCGGCGCCAAGGACATGGTCAAGCTGATCATCGACGGCAAGGATCCGCGCATCCAGGCCAATGTCAGCTATTCGCCCAAGTTTATCTACGACGCGGTGAAGCTGACGGCGGAGGCGCGCCTCAAGGGCGAGAAGCTGCCGGCGACAACGATCATCCCCTCGGTGCTAATCGACAAGGCCAACGCCAAAGACTTCTACTTCCCCGACTCGCCGTTCTGA
- a CDS encoding efflux RND transporter permease subunit — translation MSLNLSAIAVRERAVTLFTIMLLVAVGAYAFVKLGRAEDPNFTIKILTITSVWPGATAREMQDLVAEPLEKRLQEMAWYDRVETTTRPGFAYLTVNLKDSTPPGRVQEEFYQARKKLSDEARNLPPGVLGPFVNDEYADVSFALYALKAKGLPMRDLARQAELIRQDLLHVPGVKKVNILGERPEQIFVEFSHERLATLGVAAQDIVTALQRQNTVTPAGAVETRGPRVFIRVDGAYDGVRAIAETPIVAGGRTLKLSDIADVRRGYEDPPGFVIRHKGEPSLMLAAVMQDGWNGLSLGRALEARTAAIGQALPLGISLEKVTDQAVNIASAVDEFMMKFAMALGVVLLVSLLSLGWRVGIVVAAAIPLTLAVVFFIMLETGRFFDRITLGALILALGLLVDDAIIAIEVMVVKMEEGMDRIKAAAYAWSHTAAPMLSGTLVTIAGFLPVGFASSTAGEYAGNIFWVVGFALIVSWIAAVVFTPYLGVKMLPEIKPVPGGHAAIYDTPNYRRLRKLITFAVDHKVLTCVIVGVAFALSGIGMGGLKQQFFPTSDRPEVLVEVRLPEGSSIETTTAAVAKIERWLDGQPEAQIVTSYVGQGAPRFFLALSPELPDPAFAKIVVLTPDAGTREALKLRLRQAIAQGLAPEAYVRATQFVFGPPSVFPVEFRVKGPDPAQLYAISGRVLEIMRGVPDVREANRDWGNRTPVLRFVPDQDRLNLIGLSPAQVGQQLQFLLSGVTVTQVREDIRNVPVVARSAGPERLDPTRLADFSLISRDGRQVPLDQVGHSEIRFEEPLLKRRDRVPTITVRSEINETTQPPEVSKQVLTALQPLIASLPAGYSIDMGGSIEEAAKANDALAQIFPLMIAITLIVVMLQVRSFSMMAMVLFTAPLGLIGVVPTLLAFGQPFGFNAILGLIGLAGILMRNTLILTDQIKENREAGLDDYHAVIEATVQRTRPVILTALAAVLAFIPLTHSVFWGSMAYTLIGGTAVGTVLILLFLPALYSAWFRISPTPANRSHAALSGLEPSPAAVHGTSLERPADHAGATSDGMMRLDAAS, via the coding sequence ATGAGCCTCAATCTTTCAGCCATCGCCGTCCGCGAGCGGGCGGTGACCCTGTTCACGATCATGCTGCTGGTGGCAGTCGGCGCTTATGCTTTCGTCAAGCTCGGCCGCGCGGAAGACCCGAACTTCACGATCAAGATCCTGACCATCACCTCCGTCTGGCCGGGTGCGACGGCGCGCGAGATGCAGGATCTGGTCGCAGAACCTTTGGAGAAGCGGCTCCAGGAAATGGCTTGGTACGACCGTGTCGAGACGACGACGCGACCGGGCTTCGCGTACCTCACCGTCAACCTGAAGGATTCCACTCCGCCCGGGCGCGTGCAGGAGGAGTTCTATCAGGCCCGCAAGAAGCTCTCCGACGAGGCGCGGAACCTGCCGCCGGGCGTGCTCGGGCCCTTCGTCAACGACGAATACGCCGATGTCAGTTTCGCCCTCTACGCCCTCAAGGCGAAAGGCCTGCCGATGCGGGATCTGGCCCGGCAGGCGGAACTCATCCGGCAGGATCTCCTCCACGTCCCCGGCGTCAAGAAGGTCAACATTCTCGGCGAGCGTCCCGAGCAGATCTTCGTCGAGTTCTCCCATGAGCGGCTGGCGACGCTGGGCGTCGCAGCCCAGGACATCGTCACGGCACTCCAGCGTCAGAACACGGTGACGCCGGCGGGCGCCGTCGAGACGAGGGGGCCGCGCGTCTTCATCCGCGTCGATGGTGCCTATGACGGCGTCCGAGCCATCGCCGAGACGCCCATCGTCGCCGGCGGGCGCACGCTGAAGCTGTCCGACATCGCCGATGTCCGGCGCGGCTACGAGGACCCGCCCGGCTTTGTGATCCGCCACAAGGGGGAGCCGAGCCTGATGCTCGCCGCCGTCATGCAGGACGGCTGGAATGGCCTCTCGCTGGGCCGGGCGCTGGAGGCCAGGACGGCCGCCATCGGCCAGGCGCTGCCGCTCGGCATCTCGCTGGAAAAGGTGACCGACCAAGCGGTCAACATCGCCTCGGCCGTCGACGAGTTTATGATGAAGTTCGCGATGGCGCTCGGCGTGGTGCTTCTCGTCAGCCTGCTCAGCCTCGGCTGGCGCGTCGGCATCGTCGTGGCGGCGGCGATCCCGCTGACGCTGGCCGTGGTGTTCTTCATCATGCTGGAAACCGGCCGCTTCTTCGACCGGATCACGCTCGGCGCGCTCATCCTCGCGCTCGGGCTCCTCGTCGACGACGCGATCATCGCCATCGAGGTGATGGTCGTGAAGATGGAAGAAGGCATGGATCGCATCAAGGCGGCGGCCTATGCCTGGAGCCACACCGCAGCCCCGATGCTCTCGGGCACGCTGGTGACGATCGCCGGGTTCCTGCCGGTCGGATTCGCCTCCTCGACGGCCGGCGAATATGCCGGCAACATTTTCTGGGTCGTCGGCTTCGCCCTGATCGTCTCATGGATCGCCGCGGTCGTCTTCACGCCCTATCTCGGCGTCAAGATGTTGCCGGAGATCAAGCCCGTCCCCGGTGGACACGCGGCGATCTATGACACTCCGAACTACCGTCGCCTGCGCAAGCTCATCACCTTTGCGGTCGATCACAAGGTTCTGACCTGTGTGATCGTCGGCGTTGCCTTCGCCCTTTCCGGCATCGGAATGGGCGGCCTGAAGCAGCAGTTCTTTCCGACCTCGGACCGACCCGAGGTGCTCGTCGAGGTCCGTCTTCCGGAAGGCAGCAGCATCGAGACGACGACGGCCGCGGTCGCGAAGATCGAGCGCTGGCTCGACGGGCAACCCGAAGCCCAGATCGTGACGAGCTATGTCGGCCAAGGCGCGCCGCGGTTTTTCCTGGCGCTTTCGCCGGAACTGCCCGACCCGGCCTTTGCGAAGATCGTCGTGCTGACGCCGGATGCCGGGACGCGCGAGGCGCTGAAGCTGCGCCTTCGCCAAGCCATCGCGCAGGGGCTGGCGCCCGAGGCCTATGTCCGCGCGACGCAGTTCGTCTTCGGTCCCCCGTCGGTGTTCCCGGTCGAGTTTCGTGTGAAGGGTCCCGATCCGGCGCAGCTCTATGCGATCTCGGGGCGGGTTCTGGAGATCATGCGCGGCGTGCCCGACGTCCGGGAAGCCAATCGCGACTGGGGCAACCGCACGCCCGTCCTGCGCTTCGTGCCGGATCAGGACAGGCTCAACCTCATCGGGCTCTCGCCGGCACAAGTCGGCCAGCAGCTTCAGTTCCTGCTCAGCGGTGTGACCGTCACTCAGGTCCGCGAGGACATCCGCAACGTTCCCGTCGTCGCGCGCAGCGCCGGCCCCGAGCGCCTCGACCCGACGCGGCTCGCGGATTTCTCCCTGATCAGCCGCGACGGGCGCCAGGTTCCACTCGATCAGGTCGGACACTCGGAAATCCGCTTCGAGGAGCCTCTCCTGAAGCGCCGCGATCGCGTGCCCACGATCACGGTGCGCTCGGAGATCAACGAGACGACCCAGCCGCCCGAAGTCTCCAAGCAGGTCCTTACCGCGCTCCAGCCGCTGATCGCCTCGCTTCCAGCGGGCTACAGCATCGACATGGGCGGGTCGATCGAAGAGGCGGCCAAGGCCAACGACGCGCTGGCGCAGATCTTCCCGCTCATGATCGCCATCACCCTGATCGTGGTCATGCTCCAGGTGCGCTCGTTCTCGATGATGGCGATGGTGCTGTTCACGGCTCCGCTCGGCCTGATCGGCGTCGTTCCGACGCTGCTCGCCTTCGGCCAACCCTTCGGGTTCAACGCGATCCTCGGCCTCATCGGTCTGGCCGGCATCCTCATGCGCAACACGCTGATCCTCACCGACCAGATCAAGGAGAACAGGGAAGCAGGGCTGGACGACTACCACGCGGTCATCGAGGCGACGGTGCAGCGGACGCGGCCCGTCATCCTCACCGCGCTGGCGGCAGTCCTCGCCTTCATTCCGCTGACCCACTCGGTGTTCTGGGGCTCGATGGCCTACACCCTGATCGGCGGGACCGCCGTCGGCACCGTGCTGATCCTGCTGTTCCTGCCGGCGCTGTACTCCGCCTGGTTTAGGATCTCTCCGACCCCGGCCAACCGGAGTCATGCGGCACTGTCAGGCCTCGAACCGTCGCCCGCAGCGGTGCATGGCACGTCGCTCGAACGACCCGCCGACCATGCAGGAGCAACAAGCGATGGTATGATGCGGCTGGATGCGGCCTCCTGA